From the genome of Rhizobacter sp. AJA081-3:
AGGACCGCGCCGAACCGCGCTACTGGTACGGCACGCTCGAGGCCGGCGGCCGCACGCTGCACCTCGTCGTGCTGTCGGCGCGCAGCGACATCCAGGCGCTGCGCGACAAGCATGTCGCCACGCTGGTGCAGGTGATCGAGCCGAAGGCCATGGACAGCGGTCAGGTGGCGGTGGACGCGAGCGCGCTGGCCAAGGGCCTGCAGGCGCAGGGCCGCATCGCGCTGTACGGCGTGTTCTTCGACACCGGCAAGGCTGAGCTGAAGCCGGACTCCAAGGCGCAGCTCGACGAGATGGGCAAGCTGCTGCAGGCCAACCCGTCGTTCAAGGTGCACGTGGTCGGCCACACCGACAACCAGGGCACGCTGGAGGGCAACCTCGCGCTGTCGCGGCAGCGTGCACAGGCCGTCGTCGATGCGCTGGTCAAGGCCTACAAGGTCGACGCCCGCAGGCTGTCAGCGGCGGGCGTGGCGAGCTACGCGCCGCTGGCGGCCAATGCCGACGAGGCAGGCCGCGCGCGCAACCGCCGCGTGGAGCTGGTGCTGCAGTAGCCCGCAATGTCGGCGCACTGTCGGGTTTGCCCGACATGTCATGTGTCAATTCTTGTTGACACAACGCAAGTCTGGGCAGCGACTCCGGGCTTAATTTGGCAACTCCAGCCAACGACCCGGAGTTGTCATGCGTGTCCTGCTGATGCACCCCAACTACCATTCCGGCGGCGCCGAGATCGCCGGCAACTGGCCGCCCGCCTGGGTGGCCTACCTGACCGGCTACCTGAAGGCCG
Proteins encoded in this window:
- a CDS encoding OmpA family protein, with the protein product MTIRRWLATWAMAACACPVAAQMPPDAPGAKDHPVISRYAGSWLVGQEQRGYDEITLPAGPAATARIDGKVGRFFYLGPAGRGLAEVQRNYEDALGKAGAKKIDACANDCGSRDFSPLLGPPKQLASGSLAGWDAKTLTDQFQDRAEPRYWYGTLEAGGRTLHLVVLSARSDIQALRDKHVATLVQVIEPKAMDSGQVAVDASALAKGLQAQGRIALYGVFFDTGKAELKPDSKAQLDEMGKLLQANPSFKVHVVGHTDNQGTLEGNLALSRQRAQAVVDALVKAYKVDARRLSAAGVASYAPLAANADEAGRARNRRVELVLQ